From a region of the Myroides sp. JBRI-B21084 genome:
- a CDS encoding TonB-dependent receptor: protein MRKSTYIILFTLFTAFGFAQTAQIKGVVLNDFDVPVKDVLVKVQNKQTVTNENGFYFLEVSPANNVSIQFQAENYMPVVYVENVQENQAIELNIRLSQPTEELKEIVIDQNLKKRFEGTTIISPDVIRRIPGANPGVENLLKTLPGVYSNNELSTQYAVRGGNYDENLVYVNNIEVYRPFLIRSGQQEGLSFTNTSMTDKVDFSSGGFQAKYGDKMSSVLDITYRKPTQFGGQFDASILGGGLTVDLASKNKKWNAITGFRYRNNALLVKSQDVDVDYKPRFLDVQSLITYQPSAKWEWSLLLNASSNVYEYTPLFKRTKFGTIQDAKELQVRYQGSEIDQYKTYFSALKGVFKPNLQNSYSVIASAYHTKEEEYYDIWGSYAMGNVSGDLGGNAGEVEYTVGLGSQLNHGRNNYDALIASAEISGQHKRNEKEIEWGVRYVSEDIRDRLVEWEVVDSAGFSLAHPYFSTPNNQPYEPYKGQLLPYQNVRATNFVTINRLNGYAQYSKRGVINEHETFVNFGVRAHYWNVQAEGYQSNNAQVTVSPRMQFAIKPNWENDMVFRLSGGWYHQPPSYRELRAMDGSINPNVKAQQSIHLVFSNDYSFKIKNTPFKLFTELYYKDISNVNTYTLENVRIRYRADNNATAYVYGADARLNGEIVPGIESWFSVGYLKTEENYNNRGFIARPTDQRLKMALMFQDYMPTIPNLKLYLNQVYNTALPGGSPSYVDPYDYQLRLKNYMRTDAGFSYIFKDQTFTSNKKWLQPFEEVAVGFEIYNLFNNENAITNTWVRDVYSKVMYAIPNRMTMRTFNLKLNMRW from the coding sequence TTGAGAAAAAGCACCTATATAATTTTATTTACTTTATTTACAGCATTTGGGTTTGCACAAACGGCTCAAATTAAAGGAGTTGTGTTGAACGACTTTGATGTTCCTGTAAAAGATGTTTTGGTAAAAGTACAAAACAAGCAAACTGTAACAAACGAGAACGGTTTTTATTTCCTTGAAGTTTCTCCTGCAAATAATGTTTCTATACAATTTCAGGCCGAAAACTATATGCCAGTTGTGTATGTTGAAAATGTACAAGAAAATCAAGCAATAGAATTAAACATTAGATTAAGCCAGCCAACCGAAGAGTTGAAAGAAATAGTTATCGATCAAAATTTAAAAAAACGTTTTGAAGGAACAACTATAATATCACCCGATGTGATAAGACGTATTCCTGGAGCAAACCCTGGAGTAGAAAACCTTTTAAAAACCTTACCAGGAGTTTATTCTAACAACGAATTATCAACACAATATGCTGTTCGTGGTGGTAATTACGATGAAAATTTAGTTTATGTAAATAATATCGAAGTATATCGTCCGTTTTTAATACGTTCAGGGCAACAAGAAGGTTTAAGTTTTACAAATACATCAATGACTGATAAGGTTGATTTTTCTTCGGGTGGATTTCAAGCAAAATACGGCGATAAAATGTCATCGGTTTTAGATATTACCTACCGTAAACCAACACAATTTGGTGGTCAGTTCGATGCCAGTATTTTAGGAGGTGGTTTAACAGTAGATTTGGCATCAAAAAACAAAAAATGGAATGCAATAACCGGCTTTCGTTACCGCAACAATGCCTTATTGGTAAAATCGCAAGATGTTGATGTAGATTATAAACCTCGTTTTTTAGATGTACAATCGTTAATAACCTATCAACCATCGGCAAAGTGGGAGTGGAGTTTGTTACTAAATGCATCAAGCAATGTGTATGAATATACCCCTTTGTTTAAACGTACTAAATTTGGCACCATACAAGATGCTAAAGAATTGCAAGTGCGATACCAAGGCAGCGAAATAGATCAGTATAAAACCTATTTTAGCGCGTTAAAAGGTGTTTTTAAACCTAATTTACAAAATAGTTATTCGGTTATTGCATCGGCATATCATACCAAAGAAGAAGAATATTACGACATTTGGGGTTCCTACGCTATGGGTAATGTTAGTGGCGATTTAGGGGGAAATGCTGGTGAGGTTGAGTATACCGTTGGTTTAGGTTCGCAACTTAATCATGGACGCAATAATTACGATGCGTTAATTGCTAGTGCCGAAATTAGTGGTCAACACAAACGCAACGAAAAAGAAATTGAATGGGGCGTACGTTACGTTAGTGAAGACATTCGCGACCGTTTGGTAGAATGGGAGGTGGTAGATTCGGCTGGTTTTTCATTAGCACACCCGTATTTTTCAACTCCAAACAACCAACCATACGAACCTTACAAAGGGCAATTGTTGCCTTACCAAAACGTTCGCGCAACAAATTTTGTAACTATTAATCGTTTAAACGGATACGCACAATACAGCAAAAGAGGCGTAATTAATGAACACGAAACTTTTGTGAATTTTGGTGTACGTGCCCATTATTGGAACGTGCAAGCAGAAGGGTATCAAAGCAATAACGCACAAGTAACTGTTAGTCCACGAATGCAATTTGCTATAAAACCAAATTGGGAAAACGATATGGTTTTTCGTTTATCGGGCGGTTGGTATCATCAGCCACCTAGTTACCGTGAGTTGCGTGCTATGGATGGATCCATCAACCCTAATGTAAAAGCACAGCAATCTATACACCTTGTATTCTCTAACGATTACAGTTTTAAAATTAAAAATACCCCTTTTAAATTGTTTACAGAATTGTATTATAAAGATATTAGCAATGTAAATACCTATACATTAGAAAATGTGCGCATACGCTACCGTGCCGATAACAATGCAACTGCTTATGTATATGGTGCCGATGCACGTTTAAATGGCGAAATTGTACCGGGTATAGAATCGTGGTTTTCTGTGGGGTATTTAAAAACCGAAGAAAACTATAACAATCGCGGTTTTATTGCCCGCCCAACAGATCAGCGATTAAAAATGGCTTTAATGTTTCAAGATTATATGCCTACCATACCTAATTTAAAATTGTATTTAAACCAAGTGTACAATACAGCATTGCCGGGTGGTTCGCCTTCGTACGTTGATCCATACGATTATCAATTGCGATTAAAAAATTACATGCGTACCGATGCTGGTTTTTCGTACATTTTTAAAGATCAAACTTTTACATCAAATAAAAAATGGTTGCAACCGTTTGAAGAAGTTGCTGTTGGCTTTGAAATTTATAACTTGTTTAATAACGAAAATGCCATTACAAACACTTGGGTTCGCGATGTGTATTCTAAAGTAATGTACGCTATTCCAAACCGTATGACTATGCGTACCTTTAATTTAAAGCTGAATATGCGTTGGTAA
- a CDS encoding DUF2130 domain-containing protein produces MNEIICPHCHKAFKVDEAGYADILKQVRDHQFEEELHNRLQLAEKEKLSAIQIAEAKIKEALQQQLAQKDIELSILKSEAAAELTQKLAQKEAEVAQLKADKMNALTQIKAQLDNAEVSKKLAITEAVQKMERERDALLNEVRTKELEKQNLESTLKHQFAAEIQTKEAIIKYKDEEIARVKDMKAKLSTKMIGETLEQHCEIEFNKLRATAFQNAYFEKDNDARSGSKGDFIYKETDEAGNEIISIMFEMKNEGDETATKKKNEDFFKELDKDRNEKKCEYAVLVSLLEADSEYYNTGIVDVSHKYPKMYVVRPQFFIPIITLLRNAAMNSLKYKAELALVRNQNIDITNFEEKINQFKEGFARNYDLASRQFKNAIDEIDKTILHLQKTKDALLSSVNNLRLANQKAEDLTIKKLTYGNPTMKAKFDELD; encoded by the coding sequence ATGAACGAAATAATTTGTCCTCACTGTCATAAAGCATTTAAAGTTGATGAAGCTGGATATGCCGATATTTTAAAACAAGTACGCGACCATCAATTTGAAGAAGAATTGCATAATCGCTTACAGTTAGCCGAAAAAGAGAAACTTAGTGCTATACAAATTGCTGAAGCAAAAATTAAAGAGGCGCTACAACAACAACTGGCACAAAAAGACATTGAATTGTCTATATTAAAATCAGAAGCTGCTGCGGAATTAACTCAGAAATTAGCACAAAAAGAAGCTGAAGTAGCACAATTGAAGGCCGATAAAATGAATGCTTTAACGCAAATAAAAGCGCAGTTAGATAATGCCGAAGTAAGCAAAAAATTAGCCATTACCGAGGCCGTTCAAAAAATGGAAAGAGAGCGCGATGCTTTGTTGAATGAAGTTAGAACCAAAGAACTAGAAAAACAAAATTTAGAAAGCACCTTAAAACATCAATTTGCTGCAGAAATTCAAACCAAAGAAGCTATTATTAAATACAAAGACGAAGAAATTGCCCGTGTTAAAGATATGAAAGCCAAACTTTCAACCAAAATGATCGGCGAAACATTAGAACAACATTGCGAAATTGAATTTAACAAATTGCGTGCTACTGCTTTTCAAAATGCTTATTTTGAAAAAGACAACGATGCGCGCTCTGGCAGTAAAGGCGATTTTATTTACAAAGAAACAGATGAAGCTGGTAACGAAATCATTTCTATTATGTTTGAAATGAAAAACGAAGGCGATGAAACAGCTACTAAAAAGAAAAACGAAGATTTTTTTAAAGAATTGGATAAAGACCGTAACGAAAAAAAATGCGAATACGCCGTTTTGGTATCTTTATTAGAAGCCGATAGTGAGTATTACAACACCGGCATTGTAGATGTTTCGCACAAATATCCAAAAATGTATGTGGTACGTCCGCAGTTTTTCATTCCAATTATTACCTTGTTGCGTAATGCTGCCATGAATTCGTTAAAATACAAAGCCGAATTGGCTTTAGTGCGCAATCAAAACATAGACATTACCAACTTTGAAGAAAAAATAAATCAATTTAAAGAAGGTTTTGCAAGAAATTACGATTTAGCTAGCCGACAGTTTAAAAATGCTATTGATGAAATAGACAAAACTATTCTTCATTTACAAAAAACAAAAGATGCCTTATTGTCTTCCGTTAACAACCTGCGCCTAGCTAACCAAAAAGCCGAAGATTTAACCATTAAAAAATTAACCTACGGCAACCCTACTATGAAAGCTAAGTTTGATGAGTTGGATTGA
- a CDS encoding endonuclease domain-containing protein: MKNEIVTYINSKPIFRKSIPVLPTNQAFRNRARALRKAGVLSEVIFWKQVRAGTFWNIDFDRQRIIGSFIVDFYVKSLGLIIEIDGNSHNGKEEYDAMREDFLTNLGLAVYRISDFRIKHDLDNVMLELETFIVNTFGEG, encoded by the coding sequence ATGAAAAACGAAATTGTAACTTACATTAACAGCAAACCCATATTTCGAAAATCCATTCCGGTTTTACCTACTAATCAGGCATTTAGAAATCGAGCAAGAGCTTTAAGAAAAGCAGGCGTTTTATCTGAAGTTATTTTTTGGAAACAAGTACGTGCCGGTACTTTTTGGAACATTGATTTTGATAGACAGCGAATTATTGGTAGTTTTATTGTTGATTTCTATGTAAAATCATTAGGTTTGATTATTGAAATTGACGGAAATAGCCATAATGGAAAAGAAGAGTATGACGCTATGCGTGAAGATTTTTTAACTAATTTAGGATTAGCTGTTTACAGAATTTCCGATTTTAGAATAAAACACGATTTAGATAATGTGATGCTTGAACTAGAAACTTTTATTGTAAACACATTTGGCGAAGGGTGA
- a CDS encoding DUF5675 family protein, which yields MVIWLTRTYFPEGTNGKLECEGKLICNTIELPWKMNETRVSCIPEGKYFIKKRYSSKYKWHLELVDVPNRKYILFHPANNALKELQGCIAPVTKLSGPGLGLLSRKAFEKLKNIVYKALENQESVTLIVKS from the coding sequence ATGGTTATTTGGTTAACTAGAACTTATTTCCCTGAAGGAACAAATGGAAAACTCGAATGTGAAGGAAAATTGATATGTAATACTATAGAATTGCCTTGGAAGATGAACGAAACAAGGGTTTCCTGCATTCCGGAAGGGAAATATTTTATTAAAAAGCGATATAGCTCAAAATACAAATGGCATTTGGAATTAGTGGATGTACCAAATAGAAAATACATTCTTTTTCATCCTGCTAATAATGCACTTAAGGAATTACAAGGCTGTATTGCTCCAGTTACTAAACTTTCTGGTCCTGGATTAGGTTTGTTATCCAGAAAAGCTTTTGAAAAGCTTAAAAATATTGTTTACAAAGCTTTAGAGAATCAGGAAAGTGTTACGTTAATTGTTAAATCTTAA
- a CDS encoding DUF6943 family protein gives MMAFFFFLFSFEKKFCVRAVRTKSSSGSNQEVERKEELTFNSLLMTNFIVKSHVVGKSYSKPHFFVLNKGLNSGKPQNEPFANSFVLIFQKEEDKEDVFWIASSLWKSKFWIPYLRGSVIPFLALYEFQKEFFPKVNRFLQEHEQHQKNVKALQLLQQQESHYAKNIHLINELRNAILMRYRNK, from the coding sequence ATGATGGCTTTCTTTTTTTTCCTTTTTTCTTTTGAAAAGAAATTTTGTGTGAGGGCTGTCCGAACCAAATCATCTTCTGGAAGTAACCAAGAAGTGGAGAGAAAAGAAGAATTAACCTTTAATTCTTTACTTATGACCAATTTCATTGTTAAAAGCCACGTAGTCGGTAAATCGTATTCAAAACCGCATTTCTTTGTGTTAAACAAAGGTCTAAACAGCGGAAAACCACAAAATGAACCTTTTGCGAATTCCTTTGTCTTGATCTTCCAAAAAGAAGAAGACAAAGAAGACGTGTTTTGGATTGCTTCTAGTTTATGGAAATCAAAATTTTGGATACCTTATTTGCGAGGTTCTGTAATTCCATTTTTGGCACTTTATGAGTTTCAAAAGGAATTTTTCCCAAAAGTTAATCGTTTTCTACAAGAACACGAGCAACATCAAAAAAATGTAAAAGCGCTACAGCTCTTGCAACAACAGGAATCACATTATGCAAAAAACATTCACTTAATCAACGAGCTTCGAAATGCCATTTTGATGAGGTATCGCAACAAATAA
- a CDS encoding DUF3800 domain-containing protein, translated as MNNKYDFYIDESCHLEHDKIPVMCIGYIKVPMNEYNELQNEFNQILAKYNQNSELKWNKFSNARIELYKELVDYFFRSSLQFRCVLVKYKERLNHIDYNQGSHDNFYYKMTYYLLHPNNNNGDEYRVFIDIQNTRGREKLKKIKEIFNSEYKGNSPFKHFQHLHSHDNNFFQLADFFIGAITYKTRVVMNNIVNPTKNRMDFIKYLELKSGFNLEEGTPPWESKFNIFDHQPKIKL; from the coding sequence ATGAATAATAAATATGATTTTTATATAGATGAAAGTTGTCATTTAGAACACGACAAAATTCCGGTAATGTGTATTGGTTACATCAAAGTACCAATGAATGAGTATAATGAATTACAAAATGAATTCAATCAAATTCTAGCAAAATATAATCAAAATTCAGAGTTAAAATGGAATAAATTTTCAAATGCTAGAATTGAATTATATAAAGAATTGGTCGATTACTTTTTTAGATCATCATTACAATTTCGTTGTGTTTTAGTCAAATACAAAGAGCGTTTAAATCATATCGATTATAATCAAGGTTCCCATGATAATTTCTATTACAAAATGACCTATTATCTATTACATCCAAACAATAACAATGGAGATGAATATAGGGTTTTTATTGATATCCAAAATACTCGTGGTAGAGAAAAACTAAAAAAAATTAAAGAGATTTTTAATTCTGAATATAAAGGTAATAGTCCATTCAAACATTTCCAGCATTTACATTCTCACGACAATAATTTCTTTCAATTAGCTGATTTTTTTATTGGAGCTATAACTTATAAAACGAGAGTTGTAATGAATAATATTGTAAATCCAACTAAGAACAGAATGGATTTCATTAAATATTTAGAGTTAAAATCAGGATTTAATCTAGAGGAAGGTACACCACCATGGGAATCTAAATTTAATATTTTTGATCATCAACCTAAAATAAAGCTATAA
- a CDS encoding ATP-binding protein gives MKKHTTKLTSKSIEGSGLPSDYKKAIAEYIWNGFDAGATTININFLGNSIGTLENFSISDDGSGISFENISDTFGNFMVSLKANSFSETGFVKGKKGKGRYSFSTFCNKATWNTIFKSKEGKYLEYNIQIKKESSQDFETFERTISNQQRTGTTVIFEDFSEIYSDLLDNEDFEKFLANEFGWFLYLNKERDFKILINNNSLDYFSVIDDTDEKNIPIGDYNFKVSYIRWKEKIGDKYYYYFLDDEKKQVFRKHTSFNNKAVDFHHSLYIESSYFDSFNITKEDNPTFDFSGKNQTDITFRNLIELLNEFVSEKEKLFIRNSKANELIDNYNKSKVFPAFKNNSYDNLRKIDLENVIKELYSLQPKIFQSLTTTQSKTIIGFLNLLLDTDQRESVLSIVENVVKLTDEERDELAKTLKKTNLSHINALIKLLENRFNVVEILKTLIYDLEKFTNEREHIQKVIEDNYWLFGEQFHLVSADKNFEVLLNNYYAHLEINNKKPETIDTKEKLKRPDIFISRKSDIPDATNNDLTIEENIIVELKRPSVVIGSEQFQQVERYLRFIIEEERFNSLRRNWKFILVGKKVDDYIIDLYENQKNKGQKYLVQSIRNYEIYAMTWDDLFMLFKIKHKHLINKLEFKSAVIENLEAKGINLNKDASNELTEIATNGQLN, from the coding sequence ATGAAAAAACATACTACAAAATTAACATCAAAAAGTATTGAAGGTAGTGGATTACCATCCGATTATAAGAAAGCTATAGCCGAATATATATGGAATGGTTTTGATGCTGGAGCAACTACAATAAATATTAATTTCTTAGGTAATTCTATTGGAACTTTGGAAAATTTTTCGATTTCTGATGATGGTTCTGGTATTAGTTTTGAAAATATATCAGACACTTTCGGAAATTTTATGGTTTCATTAAAAGCCAATTCATTTTCAGAAACGGGATTTGTAAAAGGGAAAAAAGGTAAAGGGAGATATTCTTTCTCAACTTTTTGTAATAAGGCAACATGGAATACAATTTTTAAATCTAAAGAAGGTAAGTATTTAGAATATAACATTCAAATTAAAAAAGAAAGTAGCCAAGATTTTGAAACATTTGAGAGAACAATTTCTAATCAACAAAGAACTGGTACTACAGTAATTTTTGAAGACTTTAGTGAAATTTATAGCGATTTATTAGATAACGAAGATTTCGAAAAGTTTTTAGCAAATGAGTTTGGATGGTTCCTGTATTTAAATAAAGAAAGAGATTTTAAAATACTTATCAATAATAATTCTTTAGACTATTTCTCTGTTATTGATGATACAGATGAAAAAAATATACCAATAGGAGATTATAATTTTAAGGTAAGTTATATTAGATGGAAAGAAAAAATTGGTGACAAGTACTATTATTATTTCTTAGATGACGAGAAAAAGCAGGTGTTTAGAAAACATACTTCATTTAACAACAAAGCAGTAGACTTTCACCATTCTTTGTACATTGAATCTAGCTATTTTGACAGTTTTAATATAACAAAAGAAGATAACCCTACATTTGACTTTTCAGGAAAAAATCAAACAGATATTACGTTTAGGAATCTTATCGAGTTACTAAATGAATTTGTTTCAGAAAAAGAAAAATTATTCATTAGAAATTCAAAAGCAAATGAGTTAATTGATAATTACAATAAAAGCAAGGTGTTTCCAGCTTTTAAAAATAATTCTTATGACAATTTAAGAAAAATTGATTTAGAAAATGTGATCAAAGAATTATATAGTTTACAACCAAAAATTTTTCAAAGTTTAACTACAACTCAAAGTAAAACAATTATTGGATTTTTAAATTTGTTACTCGACACTGATCAAAGAGAAAGTGTATTGTCTATTGTTGAAAATGTTGTAAAACTCACTGATGAAGAAAGAGATGAATTAGCCAAAACTTTAAAGAAGACAAACTTATCCCATATTAATGCCCTTATAAAACTATTAGAAAATAGATTCAATGTTGTTGAAATTTTAAAAACATTAATCTATGATTTAGAAAAATTCACAAATGAGAGAGAACATATTCAAAAAGTTATAGAGGATAACTATTGGTTATTTGGAGAACAATTTCATCTAGTTTCTGCGGATAAAAACTTTGAAGTGTTACTAAACAATTATTATGCTCATCTTGAAATAAATAATAAAAAGCCCGAAACAATTGATACTAAGGAGAAGCTTAAACGTCCAGATATTTTTATTAGTAGAAAATCAGATATTCCAGATGCCACAAATAATGATTTAACAATTGAAGAAAATATTATAGTTGAATTAAAAAGGCCTTCAGTTGTTATAGGTTCAGAACAGTTTCAACAAGTTGAAAGATATTTAAGATTTATTATTGAGGAAGAACGTTTTAATAGCTTAAGAAGAAATTGGAAATTTATTTTAGTAGGTAAAAAAGTAGATGATTATATTATTGATTTATATGAAAACCAAAAAAATAAAGGACAAAAATATTTAGTTCAATCAATTAGAAATTACGAAATATATGCAATGACTTGGGATGATTTATTTATGTTGTTCAAAATAAAACACAAACACTTAATTAATAAATTAGAATTCAAATCTGCCGTAATCGAAAACTTAGAAGCAAAAGGAATAAATTTAAATAAAGATGCTTCAAATGAATTAACAGAAATTGCCACGAACGGTCAATTAAATTAA
- a CDS encoding ATPase, whose translation MTSQYNYPEILTWLEQKAKQDYGSNFHFIEEDMQNIKKLVAYFLKDELTAAEFGLDLSKGILLSGPVGSGKTTLMTIMKYITQKENKFYMRTCRDVSFEFIKEGYEIIHKYSRGSYSQTDCKNYCFDDLGVESNLKYYGNECNVMAEIILSRYDLFISKKVITHITTNLSASEIETMYGNRVRSRLRAMLNLIAFDKSSLDKR comes from the coding sequence ATGACTTCACAATACAATTATCCAGAAATCCTAACATGGTTAGAACAAAAAGCAAAACAAGATTACGGTTCTAATTTCCATTTCATTGAAGAAGATATGCAGAATATTAAGAAGCTTGTGGCCTATTTCTTAAAAGATGAACTAACGGCAGCTGAATTCGGTTTAGACTTGTCAAAAGGTATTCTACTATCTGGACCAGTAGGTTCAGGTAAAACAACCTTAATGACCATAATGAAATACATCACTCAAAAAGAAAACAAATTCTACATGCGAACTTGTCGAGATGTAAGTTTTGAATTCATTAAAGAAGGCTACGAAATAATTCACAAGTATAGTCGTGGAAGTTATTCCCAAACAGATTGTAAAAATTATTGTTTTGACGATTTAGGAGTAGAAAGCAATTTAAAATACTATGGCAACGAATGTAATGTTATGGCAGAAATTATCCTATCACGATATGATCTATTCATTTCAAAAAAAGTCATAACCCATATTACTACAAATCTTTCAGCTTCAGAAATCGAAACCATGTACGGCAACCGAGTTCGTTCAAGATTACGAGCCATGCTCAACCTCATCGCTTTTGATAAATCCTCACTAGACAAACGCTAA
- a CDS encoding transcriptional regulator: MNYIKHLTGFFIRIAAEETIYPTHISLYLALFQSWNVNRFKNPIAISRDEMMKASRIASKATYHKCIKELQNLGFIEYIPSYNPYSGSEVILHDLSDRKAVFKTQTSSIIDQTQPINNQANGNATEQVNEPNIYNKKKTSKNNKNISINSNSKILKDEDFLEIQRKEKSSAKKEKENTNCHTELFEVSRNEKSTPSIEQVKDYFKQEEFSEFEAERFYNYYTSNGWLIGGKTKMIDWHAAARNWILNTAKFTINLPQNPKIKEQPRAKQLQVTEDKNYAEPL; this comes from the coding sequence ATGAACTACATCAAACACCTAACAGGTTTTTTCATTCGCATAGCAGCTGAAGAAACCATATACCCCACACATATAAGCCTGTATCTCGCTTTATTTCAAAGTTGGAACGTCAATCGGTTCAAAAACCCAATTGCCATCTCTAGAGATGAAATGATGAAAGCAAGCCGAATAGCTTCAAAAGCGACCTATCATAAGTGCATTAAAGAACTGCAAAATTTAGGATTTATAGAGTACATACCATCGTATAATCCCTATTCAGGTTCTGAAGTGATTTTACACGATTTGTCAGATAGAAAAGCTGTTTTTAAAACACAAACCAGTTCAATTATTGACCAAACCCAACCAATAAATAACCAAGCTAATGGTAACGCTACTGAACAAGTCAATGAACCCAATATATATAATAAGAAGAAAACATCTAAAAACAATAAAAACATATCTATAAATAGCAATTCCAAAATTTTAAAGGATGAAGATTTTTTAGAAATTCAGAGAAAAGAAAAAAGTTCCGCAAAAAAAGAAAAAGAAAATACCAATTGTCACACTGAGCTTTTCGAAGTGTCTCGCAATGAAAAATCAACTCCATCAATCGAACAAGTCAAAGACTATTTCAAACAAGAAGAATTCTCAGAATTTGAAGCTGAACGATTTTACAATTATTACACCAGTAACGGTTGGCTTATTGGCGGAAAAACCAAAATGATAGACTGGCATGCAGCAGCTCGTAATTGGATATTAAACACAGCCAAATTCACAATCAATCTCCCACAAAATCCAAAAATAAAAGAACAACCACGAGCCAAACAATTACAAGTTACCGAAGACAAAAACTATGCAGAACCATTGTGA
- a CDS encoding helix-turn-helix domain-containing protein: MAIEVITREDLNEFRSLLLKDLKEIIQSKPQQTKQWLKSNEVRKLLNISPGTLQNLRINGTLSYTKIGGIMYYNNTDIEKLLNGNKVNALPTLFK; the protein is encoded by the coding sequence ATGGCTATCGAAGTTATTACTCGTGAAGACTTAAACGAATTCAGAAGTCTTCTTTTGAAAGATTTAAAAGAAATCATTCAATCCAAACCGCAACAAACAAAACAGTGGCTCAAATCCAATGAAGTCCGTAAACTGTTAAACATCTCTCCAGGAACACTCCAAAACCTCCGCATCAACGGAACACTTTCCTATACCAAAATAGGCGGCATCATGTATTACAACAATACTGATATTGAAAAATTATTAAATGGAAACAAAGTAAATGCTTTGCCTACTCTGTTCAAGTAA
- a CDS encoding RteC domain-containing protein, whose protein sequence is MNLKVNQLIANLYEQLNFIDLEIDNPISKSEKAIEIILIAIANVKKVVTKIGFKSNAEEIHFFKDIKPQFTSKLIYYNMVYKIEMKRPNGGNRVLKKYYNNELQKLKAYFDNELDFYKYYRSGSSYLDYKYFLRGKYDIKLALDSYYFETDSSFSTSHDFKVARILANDLIQLYLEDQLIMIDNKELGDKSQRKPNMKLMWTGSKVALIELMYALHTEGVFNNGAADLKDIANYFEYTFDIDLGQYRRVFLEIRARKSEKSKFITTLNEALLKRMEKSDEAI, encoded by the coding sequence ATGAATTTAAAAGTTAATCAACTTATTGCTAACTTATATGAACAACTAAACTTCATAGATTTAGAAATTGACAATCCTATTTCAAAATCGGAAAAAGCAATAGAAATAATATTAATAGCTATTGCAAATGTAAAAAAGGTTGTTACAAAAATAGGTTTTAAATCTAATGCTGAGGAAATCCATTTTTTTAAAGATATCAAACCTCAATTCACTTCTAAACTCATTTATTACAATATGGTTTATAAAATTGAAATGAAAAGACCAAATGGTGGTAATCGAGTTTTAAAAAAATACTACAATAATGAACTACAAAAGTTAAAAGCTTATTTTGACAACGAATTAGATTTCTACAAATATTATCGTTCAGGTAGTTCTTATTTAGATTATAAATATTTCCTAAGAGGAAAGTACGACATAAAATTGGCATTAGATAGTTATTATTTTGAAACCGATAGTTCGTTTTCAACTTCTCATGATTTTAAAGTGGCTAGAATTCTAGCTAACGATTTAATACAATTATACCTCGAAGACCAATTAATTATGATAGATAATAAAGAACTTGGGGATAAATCACAACGCAAACCCAACATGAAATTGATGTGGACAGGTTCAAAAGTAGCGTTAATTGAATTAATGTATGCCTTGCATACCGAAGGAGTTTTTAATAATGGTGCTGCTGATTTAAAAGATATTGCCAATTATTTTGAATATACTTTTGATATCGACTTAGGACAATACCGTCGTGTTTTCCTTGAAATTAGAGCCAGAAAGAGCGAAAAATCAAAATTCATTACTACTTTAAATGAAGCTTTATTAAAACGTATGGAAAAATCAGATGAAGCCATTTAA